The Alteromonas macleodii ATCC 27126 genome segment GGCGTTTTTGCCGCGGCTGCTTTAGGCGTAAATTCCACAGGGTTGTATTTGATGTTAAAGCCAAACACATCGGCGGGTTTATTTGATGCTACAGGCGCACCGTAGAATAATCGGTTATAGGCTTTAACCATGCCCTCTACCGAGCGCCAGTTGGTATTCATTACCCAGCGGTAATCAGCCTGCCTGCCCGCCTTTAAATAGGTAAAAATATCGCCACCGCGAAAGCGATAAATCGCCTGCTTGGGGTCACCTATCATTAATAACGCGCTTTCGTTAGCATTCTCAAGATTGGGATAAACTGCGTCTAAAATCGCGTACTGCTTTGCATCGGTATCTTGAAATTCGTCAATAAGTGCTACGGGAAATTTTTTGCGAAGTTCAGGCACAAGAGTATTATTTGGCTTCACCACCTCGTCGGCGAGCATGCGAATAAGATCGTCGAAGTCGATAACGCCAAGCTGTTTTTTCTGCTTTTCAACGCGGGACTTGATGAACGCAATGGCTTCAACCACCAGCTTGAATACAGGCACCTTACTAAGCGCTTTGTCTTTCTCACCAAAGGCTTTTTTAAGCGTCACTGCAAAATCTTTTATAGGCGTTAAAATCTCTTTTACGCCGGATGAATTTCGCGCATATCGGTTACCTTTAACAAAGGCTTCCGCTTCCGGCGGCGGAAGATAATAACTTTGTTCATCCACGCAAGAACGCAACCAAGCTTTAAGTGCAGCCAATTCCTGCGGCCGCTCTTTTTTATGGGCCGGTGTTTTGATGAGCTGTTCTACCAACAGCCCTTCATTGTCTTCTACGTTTTGAAGTAGAGACTTCACGTAGGCTAAAGACGTATGCGGCGCTTCATCTAACTGCTTTTTACAAGCCGCTTCAATATCCTCCTCGCTAAGTAATATTGGGGTCAGAGTACTTTTAATGCTGGCGTTAAACTCTTGCAGCAGTCTGTCGGGTGTATGCCAGCCTGACTCTGCCAGTAGTCTAAACTCGTCCTCGCTTTTGCTAATTTTTCGAATGAAGTCTTCGGCAGCTTCAAGGTATAAGTCGCTGGTGTCATTGCCCAAATTAAGCGACATGGCAAAGCCGCTGTTAAATGCTAATTGGGTAATAACATGCTGACAAAAGCCGTGAATAGTAAACACCGAGGCTTCATCAAGCTCCAGCTGCGCCGCTTTTAAAAGTGCCAAACTCTCGTCAATATCACAGCTATTAAATAAATACTGATAAACCGGGTCACAGCCACTGTCTATTTCATTGCCGTTATCTTTGGCTTGCTGCCAAATAAGGAGGGCTTCTCTTAGTGTTGCCGCAATACGCCCCTTTATTTCTTCGGTCGCGGCTTTGGTGAAAGTCATCACCAATATTTCTTTGACGGTGAGCTTTTTTTCAAGCAATAGACGCAGATACAAGCGCGTAATATTAAAGGTTTTACCTGTACCAGCGCTGGCCTCAATAAGGTGGCGCCCTTTTAACGGCATAGCGACTACATCGAGTAATTGCGCTTCAGTGCCGCTGTGGTCGTCGGTTTGCGGCTGAGATTGTTCGTCTATAGGGTTATCAGAGGATGTAGGGTTGTAACTCATAGCTTCTCCTCCTGAGACGCATTGTTGACCATGGCGAGCAGCACAAAAGCACTTAAATGCGGTATATCATTCCAACTCACGCCCTGAGGAAACAGCCAATGTAAGTAAGGGTTGCTTGCCATATCGGCGCTGAACTGCCCGCTACTTTGCTGCCAGTCGATTAATGCTCGCTGTAACTCTATCGTGTTAAAAAGTGCAGCGGCTTGATCCACCGCCTGTTTCGCTTTTTCATGTTTTTCATTTGTCGTTTCGCTAGCTACAGCGTTGTCTTTATCAGTGAACGGGCACATCTCGTCAATTGCATGTTGAACTTGTCCAAGTATTGCTCTGTCGGTTTCACTAGTCCCGTCCGCACTATTTAGTAGCGCATGCAGAATGTCGGTAAACATCTCAGGCTTTATGCTTTCCACTACTGGCTTGGTGTCTGAATTTCTGGCTCCGGGCATAAAAGTACCGAACAAACTTAAATGAATAGGTGTCGGCGCTGTATAAACAGCCATGTAAAGCTGTTCAATAAACAAAAGTAACCGCACAGCAGTTTCCCGGTCGTAAGCGGGGAAGCGCTGCTTTTTCAAAATGGTTTCGCCCTTTTCCCAAGCACACGAATAGATATCCAGCGGATAATTGCTGTAGCTGGTTTCTTCAACGCTACTTGAAAAAACTAATTGGGAGATGAAGGATCCCAGGGCGCGATGTGCGTCAACTTTGCCTGCACATAGCTCGACTAGCGCGTCACTGCCTAATAAAGCCGATGAAGTAAAGGTGATGTACTTGCCTTGAAAGTGTGCTTTTTTAGGTTCTGCGTCATGAGGGCCCATGGCCTGACTTAAAGCCAACGCCCCTTCTTTCCACATGTCAACTTCATCTCTGGCAACGGGGTTATTGGGAATATCCCCTCTAAGCGAAGCAAACTTGATCACTTTTTCACTATAGGAAAGCTGGGTAACATCATCTTTCTCTGGCGAAACGCGCTCTGCAGACGAAAAGATAGCGTCGAGCACCTGGTAGCGCAGCAGCGCATTGGTTTCAAACGGCTCGCTATTTTCAAGTAGCGTAAACGATTGAGACAGATTCACGCCCAGCCGTTGGACGGAAAAATACTCCAGCGGATCTTTGAAAGCTCTCGCAATTTGAATACCTGATAAACGAAACGTTTGCGTTGAAAGCGTATCAGCTGATGGCGCTAGCGTTGCCGAATTACCATCATCGGTAGATTCATTATCTGCTTCGTCGGTATTTAATTTCGTTTTTTGTAACGCGTCAGCTAACCGTAACCACCCTGTTTCGTAGCTCGGCAAGGTTCCCGTAAAGCCTTCTTCACTAAACGGGTGTAGCGGCGCATTAACGCTGTACTTTGATAACTCCAGTGCGTAGCTGTTTTCTAGCATATCCATGAACTCAGCCAATACCAGACTGGGTTGTCGCTCACTATTATTAGTAACGTCGTTTCCTTGGTAGCTTAAATATAAGCTCTCTCTGGTGGAAATAATGGCTTCGAGGAATAAATATCTGTCCTCCAAACGTCGTGAGCGGTCACCAATCTGGCGGCCAGCGCCCGCCATTAAGTCGAGGCCTAGCGGGCTTGATTTTCTGGGGAATTCACTGTCGTTCAGCCCCAAAATGCACACTTTTTTAAACGGAATGCTTCGCATGGGCAGCATTGAACACACCGTAACCTGACCGGTCATAAAGTGGTTACCAGCATCTGGCGACGAGAATCGATTGAGTAGCAGGTCGCGAACCTGACGAAGGGTGAGTTCGTGTTCATAAGCTGCCTCTTCGCACCGTGCAGCAAGATCGGCAGCAACTTTGGCAATAAGATCCCAACTTTGCTGCTGCTCTTGTATCGGCATAAAACACGCATCTCTAAGCGATATTAAGGCTTTAGACCACTGCGCGGCCGTCCTTGGGGCTGTTAATACTTGGGCAAACTCACCCAACAGCGCCACAACGTCAATAAGCTTGCCTAACGTAAGCGCACTCTGTCCTTCAACGTCGGGAATAGTAAGTAAGTCACTCACAATGACTTCACTATCTGGTGCCAGCATACCCATAAGTAACCGGCGAATTCCCCACCACCAGCTGTAAGTGTCGTCTAGATCAACGCCTTCTGAAACGGCCGTTTTATGAGCACTATTAAGACCCCAATGAATATGAGCTTGTTTTAGCCATACCACCATTTGCTCGATATCATCTTGGGATACTGAGAAACGCTTTTGCACTGAATCTAGCTGCAGATAATCCATAATGTCCGACACACCAAAACGGCTATCCGGCAGCTGTAACAGCGCCATAAACGCCGCAATCAACGGCTCTGCATCCATTGGGCTTCTATCTGCAATGGTACAAGGAAGCGTAACCTGCCCCCTGCCAGCCAAAGCCTTTGTGCCTACTCTGTGAAATACAGCATCAACAAATGGCGCGTAGTTTTCGATGGCGGGGCACATCACCAGAATATCAGATGGGGTGCGCGTTTTATCTTGAGATAACCAATGTAGTAAGTGGTCGTGTAATACCTGCACTTCGCGAAGTGCGGAATGGGTACACATGATAGTAACGCTATCGTCTTTTTCTCTTAAATCATGAGCAAGTGGCTTCGGTTGAGCGGCCTGCAAGATATCGTTGTGAATATACTCGAGTAGACCACGAGCATTGTCGCTGCCAGCGTTATCGTTTGTTTCTTCAAAATCCGGTGAATCAAACGCACTAATCTCAAAGGTATCCAGTTCAGTGAGTAAGTTGAATAGCTCTCTGCCCTGTTTACCTAAGTTGCCAAGCAGCGGGTTTGACTGATCTTCTTCCATCCATTTTTTAAGGCCTTCTAACCGCAATAATTTCGCCTGTTCGCTACTGCTTTTCGCTTCACCCCAGTAATTAACGCTGGGGTTTAGGTGAAATATATGAATATCAATGTGCTGCGCGAGGGCGTCAAAAAATGCGATAAGCTGTGGGGCCATAGTATTAATAGCAAACACTATCACACGATCAGGCAACTTGTTCGTTGGCTCGCTTGGTAAATGACCAGCTTCTAACGCTCCTAACGCCTCTAGGGTCATTTGATGCAAACGTGCAGGATGCAGCGGTTGCTCTTTGACCAATATGCGCCAAATTTCGCTTTGCCATATCTCCATGTCATCGAATACAGCGCGTTCGTTCGCTTCCCACTTAAACAACCAGTCTGGGCGGTACAGTAAGTATTGCTCGTACACGTCGGCCAGAGCGGTAGCAAGCTGAAGGCGCTGTAACCCCTGCTCTTGTTCACTTCCCGCATTTTGCCAATACCGGTTAACTTGCTCGAAGGCTTCTGCGCTCATTAGCGAGCCATCTTGGAGAATATTGTCGATACGCCATGTCAGTACTTCACGACGATATGGAGATTGCTTGGGTACTTTGTCCTGTCCAAGTACGGTACGTGCGGTATTCCACATAAAGCGTACTGGTAAAGGGTAATCAATATTCATTGCCACGCCGTGTTCTGTGGCAAGCTGCATGCTGACCCAGTGCTGCATTCCCGGGCTTTCAACCAAGATGGTTTCTGGCGTAAATACGCCCATGGGCTGCTGACGTAAAAGCGTGGTGAGAAGAAAACTTAAGTGTTCTAATTTATTAGAGGGATATAGCGCAAGCAATCGAAAAATCCTTTGTAGAACGTGCTTTTAGATACTGTGCAAAGACTGTACAGGTATCGTCGACCTTATAATTTAGTGTATCGCATTGGGCTCAGTAGTTAAGTTATTTCTCCAAAATTTAGATAAGCAAATGTCTTATGATAATAAAACAAATACTGGGGGCATGGCGAAATCAATACTCGGAGAGTTCTAAGCAAAGTGATAGAGGGATCTGGCGCAGTAAATGAGTACAAAGAAGCGTGTGTGGGCGATTTTCAGACAAAAAAAACCCACACAGACCTCAGGACACGAAAAATCTGTATGGGTAAGGTTTACGGTCTACTCAGTAACAACGTGAATAAGCGTTGCCTGGCACTCATTCACGTTAGCGCTACTGAGCAGCACTGTTAACGATTTATGTTTTGCAGGTTGAATGCCAACTTTTTAAACCTGAAATATCAATAACTTAAACAAAAATAGAAAACATGACCAACAAGACATAGTTTTACCGTGGTGCAAGTGCACCACGAGCAAGCAGACATTAAAGAAAGCGCTTTACTCTCGCTGCCGTAAATTTAGCAGTTTCTCCCGAAGCGTCATTCAAGTACAATTTCGCCTTTACGAAACGCAACACAATTTCACGGTCAGGAGCAACAATGTTAACCGCGCAACAACTCGCCACTATGCTTTCTCTTCAGGATAAAATGAACGCCAAAGTAAACCCAGACTGGCTAAATGCTGGTTACGGATACTTGCGTGCAGCAATGGTAGAGTCAGTTGAAGCAATTGAACATCACGGCTGGAAATGGTGGAAAGCACAGCAAAAAGACTTGCCACAGCTTCAAATGGAATTGGTGGATATCTGGCACTTTGCACTAAGTGCCTGCATTATTGAATATAAAGGCGATATCGCTGAATCTGCAAAAAGTATTGCTTCTGAATTAGCAAGTGGCAAAACGTTAGTAACCTTCGATGGAAAGGACTACGACGCGTCAAATCTGTCGCTTCTTGATAATTTAGAGCTCATGACGGGCCTTTGCGCCGCCAAACGCTTTAGCGTGCCACTATTCATGTTCATCGTAAGCCAGTGTGAAATGTCAGCTGACGAACTTTATCGTCAGTACGTAGGTAAAAATGTGCTCAATTTTTTCCGCCAAGATAACGGCTATAAAGAAGGCACTTACATAAAGGTGTGGGAAGGTCGTGAAGACAACGAGCACCTGGTAGAAGTAATGGATGCCCTAGATTTAACGAAGCCAGAGTTTAGCGACTTAGTGTATGAAGGGTTACGCTCTCGCTACCCTTCTTAAATCGACCATTGCGTTTCATTTGACGCGATGTAGCATCGCTGTAGTGCTTATAGCTCAACACAGTTTCAACGCTTATTGCGTCTCCTTCTGATAACAAAAAGCTCTGTCATAGACAGAGCTTTTTTAATTATTGCCAAAGCAAAAGACTCAACGACGATTTTACGCGTCAACCCAAACTAATTTGTCGCTATAGCTACCTTGGATAATATCAACAAAGCGGTCTTCTAAAACATGACGCTTTACTTTGAGCGTCGGAGTCAGCAAGTCGTTTTCGATGCTCCATTCGTTTTTCATAATGACGACGCGGTCCATAACTTGATGGCTTTCCAGTTTTGCGTTGATAGCTTCGAATGTTTTCTTAAGGCTTGCTTCAATGCCCGCTTTGTCTTTTTTCTGCGCTTCTTCACTAAGCACTAGCAAAGCCACAGGTTGAGGCAAATTAGTCCCCGTTACACACACTTGCTCAACAATAGGGTTTTCCATGAATTTTGCTTCAATCGGCGCTGGCGTAACATACTTACCCTTCGCGGTTTTAAAGATGTCTTTTAAACGACCAGTAATTTTAACGTAGCCATCAGCATCAATGACCCCTTTATCGCCAGTGCGCAGATAACCATCCTCAGTAAAGACTTCAGCCGTTTTTTGTGGTTCCAAGTAGTATTCCAGCATATTGCACGGCGACTTAACTTGAATCTCACCTTCTTCTGACGTGCGAATGTCTACGCCGTCGTATGGCTTGCCGATACAGCCGATTTTATCATGACGGAAAGGTACACTGCCGGTGCCATAAGCACTGTTCTCGGTCATTCCCCATCCCTCAGAAATGTAGATACCAATTTTCGCGAACCATTCAATGACTGCTGGTGCAAGTGGCGCCGAACCGCTTGCCCACAAACGTGCGTTATTAATGCCCAAGCCATCGCGAATTTTTTTCGCAACAATTTTGTTCAAAATTGGAATTTTAAGCAGCGTATCCAGTTTCTTCTGCGGCATTTTCGCTAACACGCCCATCTGAAACTTTGTCCATAAACGCGGTACCGAAATAAATAGCGTTGGCTGACAGTGACCTACATCCCGTTGGAAGGTAGTTAAATCTTCTACAAAGTGAATTTTGCCACCACTGTAGTAGCTTGAAAGCTCGACCAATACACGCTCTGTAATATGCGCAAGTGGTAAGTAGCTCATTGTGCGATCGTTTTGGTTAATACCCAATTGATCGAGCGAGCGACGCGCTGCCCAACAAGCCGTATTGTAACTGTGCACCACCCCTTTAGGCTGACCGGTACTGCCAGACGTATAAATGATTGTCATCAAATCATCCATATCAGGTACAGGCGAGTCTGTTATGGGCGCGATATCCATAAACGCTTTCCACTGTTGCTTAGTAGCAATGTTTGGATAAGGAAAGGCAACCGTTAAATATTCTGAAGGAATAGAGGCAACTTGTTCCGCAGTATTATCTAGTTTTCCAACGAACAATAGCTGTACGTCAGCATGTTTCAATACATACTGGACTGTGTCTGGACCGGCTGTTGAGAAAATAGGTACCGACACGTGACCTGCCATCATAATGCCCAGATCAGCGATAAACCACTCAGCACAGTTTTTTGAAAAG includes the following:
- a CDS encoding dUTP diphosphatase, translating into MLTAQQLATMLSLQDKMNAKVNPDWLNAGYGYLRAAMVESVEAIEHHGWKWWKAQQKDLPQLQMELVDIWHFALSACIIEYKGDIAESAKSIASELASGKTLVTFDGKDYDASNLSLLDNLELMTGLCAAKRFSVPLFMFIVSQCEMSADELYRQYVGKNVLNFFRQDNGYKEGTYIKVWEGREDNEHLVEVMDALDLTKPEFSDLVYEGLRSRYPS
- a CDS encoding AMP-binding protein, which encodes MPLDMTANANTTEVITSPLSMLYHWEQSRGNDVFLTQPINGEYHDYTWKQVAEQARKVAARLREFDFPQGSRIGIFSKNCAEWFIADLGIMMAGHVSVPIFSTAGPDTVQYVLKHADVQLLFVGKLDNTAEQVASIPSEYLTVAFPYPNIATKQQWKAFMDIAPITDSPVPDMDDLMTIIYTSGSTGQPKGVVHSYNTACWAARRSLDQLGINQNDRTMSYLPLAHITERVLVELSSYYSGGKIHFVEDLTTFQRDVGHCQPTLFISVPRLWTKFQMGVLAKMPQKKLDTLLKIPILNKIVAKKIRDGLGINNARLWASGSAPLAPAVIEWFAKIGIYISEGWGMTENSAYGTGSVPFRHDKIGCIGKPYDGVDIRTSEEGEIQVKSPCNMLEYYLEPQKTAEVFTEDGYLRTGDKGVIDADGYVKITGRLKDIFKTAKGKYVTPAPIEAKFMENPIVEQVCVTGTNLPQPVALLVLSEEAQKKDKAGIEASLKKTFEAINAKLESHQVMDRVVIMKNEWSIENDLLTPTLKVKRHVLEDRFVDIIQGSYSDKLVWVDA
- the recC gene encoding exodeoxyribonuclease V subunit gamma, with translation MLALYPSNKLEHLSFLLTTLLRQQPMGVFTPETILVESPGMQHWVSMQLATEHGVAMNIDYPLPVRFMWNTARTVLGQDKVPKQSPYRREVLTWRIDNILQDGSLMSAEAFEQVNRYWQNAGSEQEQGLQRLQLATALADVYEQYLLYRPDWLFKWEANERAVFDDMEIWQSEIWRILVKEQPLHPARLHQMTLEALGALEAGHLPSEPTNKLPDRVIVFAINTMAPQLIAFFDALAQHIDIHIFHLNPSVNYWGEAKSSSEQAKLLRLEGLKKWMEEDQSNPLLGNLGKQGRELFNLLTELDTFEISAFDSPDFEETNDNAGSDNARGLLEYIHNDILQAAQPKPLAHDLREKDDSVTIMCTHSALREVQVLHDHLLHWLSQDKTRTPSDILVMCPAIENYAPFVDAVFHRVGTKALAGRGQVTLPCTIADRSPMDAEPLIAAFMALLQLPDSRFGVSDIMDYLQLDSVQKRFSVSQDDIEQMVVWLKQAHIHWGLNSAHKTAVSEGVDLDDTYSWWWGIRRLLMGMLAPDSEVIVSDLLTIPDVEGQSALTLGKLIDVVALLGEFAQVLTAPRTAAQWSKALISLRDACFMPIQEQQQSWDLIAKVAADLAARCEEAAYEHELTLRQVRDLLLNRFSSPDAGNHFMTGQVTVCSMLPMRSIPFKKVCILGLNDSEFPRKSSPLGLDLMAGAGRQIGDRSRRLEDRYLFLEAIISTRESLYLSYQGNDVTNNSERQPSLVLAEFMDMLENSYALELSKYSVNAPLHPFSEEGFTGTLPSYETGWLRLADALQKTKLNTDEADNESTDDGNSATLAPSADTLSTQTFRLSGIQIARAFKDPLEYFSVQRLGVNLSQSFTLLENSEPFETNALLRYQVLDAIFSSAERVSPEKDDVTQLSYSEKVIKFASLRGDIPNNPVARDEVDMWKEGALALSQAMGPHDAEPKKAHFQGKYITFTSSALLGSDALVELCAGKVDAHRALGSFISQLVFSSSVEETSYSNYPLDIYSCAWEKGETILKKQRFPAYDRETAVRLLLFIEQLYMAVYTAPTPIHLSLFGTFMPGARNSDTKPVVESIKPEMFTDILHALLNSADGTSETDRAILGQVQHAIDEMCPFTDKDNAVASETTNEKHEKAKQAVDQAAALFNTIELQRALIDWQQSSGQFSADMASNPYLHWLFPQGVSWNDIPHLSAFVLLAMVNNASQEEKL